The genomic window CAAGCAGTCCATAAAGCTGATCAAAACGGATTACCTCCCCTTTACAGTAACCTCTTTAAACACTTACTTGGGATGAAAGATTGGCAATTTTCAAAAACCACACTGTCCAATCTCCGAGGGAATACCATGAGTGCCGACACTTATGAGGAAGTAGCCAAAACCTATATGATCTGGGGCGACAGCAAGATGGCAATGGCTGTCTTGGATGAAGGATACAAAAAGTACCCTTCGGACTCCGGACTCTTAGCCCTCCAACTCGACCAAGCACTCGCCACAAAAAATACAGAAGAATTAAATAGAATCCTGAATATGGCCCGTGAAAATAATAGTGATGGTGTCGGTGGTGCTTACTTTCAAGCCGTCATCCTTAATGCCCAAGGCAAAGCAGATGAGGCCCGGTCTGTGGCTGAAGGTATTACAAGGAAGCATCCGAACCATGCAGAAGCCCCTGTTCTTCTTGCTAAACTCGATTTCGGCAAAAAGGATTACGCCAACGCCAGAAAACACCTATTAAAGGCCATCGACATTAATCCTGCAAACGCTCAAGCCCTCTCCCTACTGGCTGATATTGAGTTCCGCAATGGACAGGATGATGCCGCCCTAGGGTATATTAAACGCGCTCTCACACAAGATCCCCAGAATACCATTTACCTTGCCCAATTCCTCTCGATCCAACAAGCAAAACTGCCTTCTGAAAGTGCCATGAATATCCGGAAGAAAATCGCTGATGCGGCCCCGGAATTCATTGAAAACACACAATCCCTCTCACTCATGCTTTTAAAGGAAGGCAAAACCGACGAGGCCATGGCGACTGCAAACATTGATATCATCAATGAAAAATCGCCTTTTTTTCAAAGGGCTTTTAAAGCACAAGTCCTAGCGGCAACTGGAAAAACGAAAGAAGCACTGGATTTATACGCTACATTAGCCAAGGAAAAACCGGACAACCTCGATATCCTCGAAAAATACGTATACCTTCTCATCCTCTCAGGAAAATTCGACGAGGCTCTTTCAATCATTGATAAAAGCCAAAAATCACTGAATGATAAAAACCTTCTCCTCGTCGAAAAATCCCTCGCCTACCAAAATAAAGCCCTCAATGCCCCAAGCAAAAAAGAAATGTCTGATGCTCTGAACCAAGCGATTGAAGCCCTCGCCCTCCACCTCGCCAGCAACGAATCCGATTCTCGTAGTTATTTACAGCTGGCCCGCCTCAAGCTCGCGGCAAATGACTCTGTCGGGTCCATCCTTCCTTCCATCGACAAAGCCATCAAATCAAACCCAAATTTCCCCGAGGCGATACTCATGAGGTCTGACTTGGAATTCCAACGGGGAAAAACCGATCATGCGATCGATTCCATCCGTACGGCCCTCAAGCAAAATCCTGATTTCCTGCCTTATTACACAAAACTCGCCGATTATTACCAAATGACAGGCCAATCCCGTAACACACAGAATATCATCGATGAGGCCATCCGGAAATTCCCTAAAAATGCACAGCTCTACACCATGCGGATGCTGTATTACATGAATAATGACGAGGTAAATCAAGCTCTCAAAGATGCCCAGAGTGCCTTTAACCTTTCGCCCACACCCCAAACGCTGTCTAACTACATTCAAACCGTATTGAGTTCCCAGAATATTCCTTTGACCAAACAAATCCTGGCTGAAAATGATGTGATGGTCAAAACCTCCCCTCTGCTCCAGGCACTCCAAGCCAGAATATTAGCCATGGATAATAAACCTGATGAAGCCTTTAAGGCCTTCCTCACACTCCTTCAGAATGCCCAGAATCTCTCATCGGCAAAAATGGTGGTTGATAATGCCCGGATATCTCTCGGCACGGACGCCGCACAAAAGCTCCTAGAGTCCGGAAATGTAAGCCTGCCACAAACTGAAAAAAACCTTTTATTATCCCAATTATACATCAATAGCGGCCAGGCAACTAAAGCATTTGCCCTCCTCGCTGTATTAAAAGACGAGGATATTAAAAAGTATTTCCCTCTGGTGAGTTCATTATTGCTCAGCTTGCAAGGTTCAATTGAAGCCGATAAAATGATCCCTGAAATCCAAAATCTGATTAAAATCAACCCTGAATCCCCTGCCCTGTCCATTGCATTGGCCAATCTATTTGGGACAGTAAACAACATGGACGCTGCAAAAAAAGAGCTCAGTACGATCGAAAACGAATATCCGCTGGAGAGTAAATTTGCCCAAGCGGAAATCGTCCTCAATCAAATGCAAAAAACCGATGATGCCGTATCACGGGACAAAATCGGTTACGAAGTCAGCCTTCTCATTGAACAGCTCCTGCGTAGTTATCCCGATAATAGTAATGCTTATCTGCTGAAAGCACGTTATTCACTGCTTACTAAAAAGAATAAGGATGCCGTCCAAGCAGCTGAGAAAGCTCTGCTCCTGAATCCTGAATCCGGCACTGCTATTATGCTCCTTACCGGTATCAGGTTTGATACTGGGGATAAACTCAAAGCCCTCGGGGAAATCGAGTTTTACATGAATAAATTCCCCCGGAACCTTCAAGTCCGCCAATTCTATGGGAATCTTCTCTTACAATATGATAAACGTAAATATGCTGAATTCATCGATTCAAGCTTGCGTTACTTCCCTAAAGACCCTGTTTTCCTGAGCCAAAAAGCCGAGCTTGAATCTGCGAAAGACAAGAAAAAGGCCATTACCTATTATCTTTTGGCGCTTGATCAGACACCCTTGAATCCCATGATCTTAAATAACCTCGCTTATTTATTGATGGAAACGAATCAGCTTGATCAGGCCGAGTCCTATGCCAAAAAAGCTAGTGAAATCGTTCCCCAGGATCCCTATGTGCTGGATACCCTCGGCCGGATAGAATTCCTCCAAGGCCGGTTTGATGAAGCCCAAAAGAACCTCGAAAAAAGTCTTTTTCTCAAACCCCTTCCTGAAAACGCCATCCACCTAGCCGAGTTATTCATCAAGAAGGGGAATAAAGACAAGGCACGGGATTATCTGAATCAAGCGCGAATTTTGGCAGATAAAAATAAAGTTTTCCTCGAGGAGATACAAAAACTGGAAAGTAGCCTTTAAACACATTTGTCAAAGTCCATCAGTCGAATAAAGCTTAAATTTCTCTAATCAACAACTTATGGAGCTGACCTGTCGTATTCACGATATAATCAGCTTCCTTGATCTCATCATGAGCACCGTATCCCCATGTCACGCCACACGTTTTGAGCCCCCGGTCACGGGCTCCCTTGACATCATTATGGCTGTCACCGATATGAATAATCTCTTCAGCCTTTGCTCCCGCCAAATCAATCGCACGGTTAAACATCTCGGGTTTTGGTTTTCGTGTGGGAGTCGCATCACCCCCGACGACCGCAGAGAACATGTGTAGAATGCCAAATCCATCCAGAATAATCTCTGTCGGGCGCTGGGGTTTATTTGTCAGGATGGCTAACTTTGCCCCTGAGGAAGTTAAATCCGTCAATAAAGCAAATATCTCGGGGTAGAACTCCGTATGCACCATACAACTATTTTCATACTGTGGTCTCCAGATATGAATAGCCTTTTTGATAAGCTCCGGATCTTCGCTTCCTAAGGCACGGTTAAAAAGTTTCTCCACCCCATCACCGATATAGGTTTGGATTAAAGATTCAGAAAGGCGATCCATCCCCAGCTCCAGCCGCACATGGTTCACTGACACGGCTATATCCATGCTTGAATCCACAAGGGTCCCGTCCA from Verrucomicrobiota bacterium includes these protein-coding regions:
- a CDS encoding tetratricopeptide repeat protein, giving the protein MNKKILIFSFLTLLLVAILAIGGGYLYYKKKKQSRGPEAIQAQARATLYSGNVNQSAELWIESSRLGYIPEADALAISEKLLVTPVTSNQQAASAMQQIALILSSSISGNIDNVNLLRRISDLLIRQGKAANPVAWQNLGGLCTSVLAKKKDYLPARQYKALSDFYSRQWIKAPDKSVVLLGLYNDLDIPESPTNQDKEIIQVRIQSLLALAMDADKDREKASKFQKQALETAEKATTDHPDSLTFKIQNLSVQIATEKLIPAEFMVKINDLAQKTDLANCPVQELIDLGSLLKMSQRINPSQDAQITKYYQKVISLNPDNITLKADYALYLLQSEKNNEALSMIQETLNAKNPLPPLEWLERNVIRADAAYKYANYLIQKAAGTPDQKQKDDLLNTIPGLLSDAAQALTPSQLALLQAKTAFIKGNFQQAMSLADQIPPLQGAEESERLFLAAESAINLGLIGDAKDRYRKIIISQGVNFPVRLRFSQLLLQTNEYDVLENQLNSFTADEKNHPAVKEIQADFLMKKGKNLEAIKVYDDLLKVTANDQKASLLQKKAAAQSRIGNQSAALSSISEILKSNPARVEALKIFILLSNDQAACLQAVHKADQNGLPPLYSNLFKHLLGMKDWQFSKTTLSNLRGNTMSADTYEEVAKTYMIWGDSKMAMAVLDEGYKKYPSDSGLLALQLDQALATKNTEELNRILNMARENNSDGVGGAYFQAVILNAQGKADEARSVAEGITRKHPNHAEAPVLLAKLDFGKKDYANARKHLLKAIDINPANAQALSLLADIEFRNGQDDAALGYIKRALTQDPQNTIYLAQFLSIQQAKLPSESAMNIRKKIADAAPEFIENTQSLSLMLLKEGKTDEAMATANIDIINEKSPFFQRAFKAQVLAATGKTKEALDLYATLAKEKPDNLDILEKYVYLLILSGKFDEALSIIDKSQKSLNDKNLLLVEKSLAYQNKALNAPSKKEMSDALNQAIEALALHLASNESDSRSYLQLARLKLAANDSVGSILPSIDKAIKSNPNFPEAILMRSDLEFQRGKTDHAIDSIRTALKQNPDFLPYYTKLADYYQMTGQSRNTQNIIDEAIRKFPKNAQLYTMRMLYYMNNDEVNQALKDAQSAFNLSPTPQTLSNYIQTVLSSQNIPLTKQILAENDVMVKTSPLLQALQARILAMDNKPDEAFKAFLTLLQNAQNLSSAKMVVDNARISLGTDAAQKLLESGNVSLPQTEKNLLLSQLYINSGQATKAFALLAVLKDEDIKKYFPLVSSLLLSLQGSIEADKMIPEIQNLIKINPESPALSIALANLFGTVNNMDAAKKELSTIENEYPLESKFAQAEIVLNQMQKTDDAVSRDKIGYEVSLLIEQLLRSYPDNSNAYLLKARYSLLTKKNKDAVQAAEKALLLNPESGTAIMLLTGIRFDTGDKLKALGEIEFYMNKFPRNLQVRQFYGNLLLQYDKRKYAEFIDSSLRYFPKDPVFLSQKAELESAKDKKKAITYYLLALDQTPLNPMILNNLAYLLMETNQLDQAESYAKKASEIVPQDPYVLDTLGRIEFLQGRFDEAQKNLEKSLFLKPLPENAIHLAELFIKKGNKDKARDYLNQARILADKNKVFLEEIQKLESSL
- a CDS encoding HAD-IA family hydrolase, translated to MSYRPVFPVVFFDLDGTLVDSSMDIAVSVNHVRLELGMDRLSESLIQTYIGDGVEKLFNRALGSEDPELIKKAIHIWRPQYENSCMVHTEFYPEIFALLTDLTSSGAKLAILTNKPQRPTEIILDGFGILHMFSAVVGGDATPTRKPKPEMFNRAIDLAGAKAEEIIHIGDSHNDVKGARDRGLKTCGVTWGYGAHDEIKEADYIVNTTGQLHKLLIREI